The Micromonospora sediminicola genome contains a region encoding:
- a CDS encoding ATP-binding cassette domain-containing protein, with amino-acid sequence MSAVIEIAGLRKTFHTVRQGRRVAVDDFDMLVEAGQVHGFLGPNGSGKTTTLRALLGLVRPDSGSMQVLGVRSPERLAEVAGRVGAIVESPQFFGNFTAHRTLRLLAVAGGVPTSRVDEVLEQVGLRDRGDERVKGYSLGMKQRLAVASALLKRPELLILDEPANGLDPAGIREMRDLTRSLAAAGVTVLLSSHILAEIQLICDHVTIVSRGRRVAYGRVDEVLAGFDQHQWQVRVADVEQAEQLLGRAGLTVTAGPDHLVVTGVVDPEVISRTLGEQGLWVRELIPLRPDLESVFLELTGGHEHVAVPRQVDGAPPNDGVIDLDVRESREVDA; translated from the coding sequence ATGAGCGCGGTCATCGAGATCGCCGGTCTGCGCAAGACGTTCCACACCGTGCGCCAGGGGCGGCGGGTCGCCGTCGACGACTTCGACATGCTGGTCGAGGCGGGCCAGGTGCACGGCTTCCTGGGGCCGAACGGATCCGGGAAGACGACCACGTTGCGGGCGCTGCTCGGGCTGGTCCGGCCAGACTCCGGCTCGATGCAGGTGCTGGGCGTCCGGTCCCCCGAACGACTCGCCGAGGTGGCCGGCCGGGTCGGCGCGATCGTGGAGAGCCCGCAGTTCTTCGGCAACTTCACCGCGCACCGGACGCTGCGGCTGCTGGCCGTGGCCGGTGGGGTGCCCACCAGCCGGGTGGACGAGGTGTTGGAGCAGGTCGGCCTGCGGGACCGGGGCGACGAGCGGGTCAAGGGCTACTCGCTGGGCATGAAGCAGCGGCTGGCCGTCGCCTCCGCCCTGTTGAAGCGCCCGGAGCTGCTGATCCTGGACGAGCCGGCGAACGGGCTGGACCCGGCCGGCATCCGGGAGATGCGCGATCTCACCCGGTCGCTCGCCGCGGCCGGGGTGACCGTGCTGCTGTCCAGCCACATCCTGGCCGAGATCCAGCTGATCTGCGACCACGTGACGATCGTCAGCCGGGGGCGACGGGTCGCGTACGGGCGGGTGGACGAGGTGCTGGCCGGCTTCGACCAGCACCAGTGGCAGGTCCGGGTGGCCGACGTGGAGCAGGCCGAGCAGTTGCTGGGCCGGGCCGGGCTGACGGTCACCGCCGGGCCGGATCACCTCGTGGTGACCGGCGTGGTCGACCCCGAGGTGATCAGCCGCACGCTGGGCGAGCAGGGCCTGTGGGTGCGCGAGCTGATCCCACTCCGCCCCGATCTGGAGAGCGTCTTCCTGGAGCTCACCGGTGGGCACGAGCACGTCGCGGTGCCGCGGCAGGTGGACGGCGCGCCGCCGAACGACGGAGTGATCGACCTGGACGTCCGGGAGAGCCGGGAGGTGGACGCGTGA
- a CDS encoding ABC transporter permease subunit, whose product MNLVRAELERLAARRFVQLMVVLLAAAFAVTVVTTLGGSHRPTGAELGRAQAQAAEEVRRLELAHDRCLRIKAGTLTADENDYLPRDCAQIDPAQSDTLPTASDYLSGVFVFAKEAEPLLFFLIAFLALFGFLVGASYIGADLNSGGVVNLLLWRPRRPTVLAAKLGTLLGGLLALSVLASVAYLGSFWLIGQASGLTGRTGGDFWVTLGAIWARGLVLVLATAALGFAVATLGRHTSAALGTVAAYVVVWELGARLVFQILEVGRPDRFMLSSYLAAWLNGEVRFWDGNACSTGISGFCDGSYTLTWVSGMVVLLGLTAALVAAAFTVFRRRDLI is encoded by the coding sequence GTGAACCTGGTCCGTGCCGAGCTGGAGCGGCTCGCCGCCCGGCGCTTCGTGCAACTCATGGTGGTGCTGCTGGCGGCCGCCTTCGCGGTGACGGTGGTGACCACGCTGGGCGGCTCGCACCGCCCGACCGGGGCGGAGCTGGGCCGGGCCCAGGCGCAGGCCGCGGAGGAGGTACGGCGGCTGGAGCTGGCGCACGACCGCTGCCTGCGGATCAAGGCGGGCACGCTCACCGCCGACGAGAACGACTACCTGCCGCGCGACTGCGCCCAGATCGACCCGGCCCAGTCCGACACGTTGCCGACCGCCTCCGACTACCTCAGCGGCGTCTTCGTGTTCGCCAAGGAGGCCGAGCCGCTGCTGTTCTTCCTGATCGCGTTCCTCGCGCTGTTCGGGTTCCTGGTCGGCGCCTCCTACATCGGGGCGGACCTGAACTCGGGCGGCGTGGTCAACCTGCTGCTGTGGCGGCCACGACGGCCGACCGTGCTGGCCGCGAAGCTCGGCACGCTGCTGGGCGGGCTGCTCGCGCTCTCGGTGCTGGCGTCGGTGGCATACCTGGGGTCGTTCTGGTTGATCGGGCAGGCGTCCGGGCTGACCGGCCGGACGGGCGGCGACTTCTGGGTGACGCTCGGCGCGATCTGGGCGCGCGGGCTGGTGCTGGTGCTGGCCACCGCGGCACTCGGGTTCGCCGTCGCGACGCTGGGCCGGCACACCTCGGCGGCGCTCGGCACGGTCGCCGCGTACGTGGTGGTGTGGGAACTGGGCGCGCGGCTGGTGTTCCAGATCCTGGAGGTCGGCCGCCCGGACCGGTTCATGCTCTCCAGCTACCTGGCCGCCTGGCTCAACGGCGAGGTGCGGTTCTGGGACGGCAACGCGTGCAGCACCGGGATCTCCGGCTTCTGCGACGGCTCGTACACGCTGACCTGGGTGTCGGGCATGGTGGTCCTGCTCGGGCTCACC